The following are encoded together in the Streptococcus oralis genome:
- the ftsH gene encoding ATP-dependent zinc metalloprotease FtsH: MKKQNNGLVRNPFLYLLIIFFLVTGFQYFYSGNTAGRSEKINYTELVKEITADNVKELTYQPNGSIIEVSGVYKNPKTSKEETGVQFFTPTATTVERFSSTILPSDSTVSELQKLASEHQAEVTVKHESSSGMWINILVSVVPFAILFFFLFSMMGNMGGNSGRNPMSFGRSKAKAANKEDIKVRFSDVAGAEEEKQELVEVVEFLKDPKRFTKLGARIPAGVLLEGPPGTGKTLLAKAVAGEAGVPFFSISGSDFVEMFVGVGASRVRSLFEDAKKAAPAIIFIDEIDAVGRQRGVGLGGGNDEREQTLNQLLIEMDGFEGNEGIIVIAATNRSDVLDPALLRPGRFDRKVLVGRPDVKGREAILKVHAKNKPLADDVDLKLVAQQTPGFVGADLENVLNEAALVAARRNKSIIDASDIDEAEDRVIAGPSKKDKTVSQRERELVAYHEAGHTIVGLVLSNARVVHKVTIVPRGRAGGYMIALPKEDQMLLSKEDMKEQLAGLMGGRVAEEIIFNVQTTGASNDFEQATQMARAMVTEYGMSEKLGPVQYEGNHAMFGAQSPQKSISEQTAYEIDEEVRSLLNEARNKAAEIIQSNRETHKLIAEALLKYETLDSTQIKSLYETGKMPETVEEESHALSYDEVKSKMSEEK; this comes from the coding sequence ATGAAAAAACAAAATAATGGTTTAGTTAGAAATCCATTTCTCTACTTGTTAATTATCTTCTTCCTAGTGACAGGATTCCAGTATTTTTACTCTGGAAATACTGCTGGGCGAAGCGAAAAAATTAACTATACAGAATTGGTAAAAGAAATTACAGCAGACAATGTAAAAGAATTAACCTATCAGCCAAATGGTAGCATCATTGAAGTGTCTGGTGTTTATAAAAATCCTAAGACTAGTAAAGAAGAAACAGGAGTTCAATTTTTCACTCCTACAGCTACAACAGTAGAAAGATTCTCAAGTACTATTCTTCCGTCTGATTCAACAGTTTCAGAATTGCAAAAACTTGCTTCTGAACATCAGGCAGAAGTAACAGTCAAACATGAGAGTTCAAGCGGTATGTGGATCAATATCCTTGTCTCTGTTGTACCGTTTGCTATTCTTTTCTTCTTCTTATTCTCTATGATGGGAAATATGGGAGGAAATAGTGGCCGAAATCCAATGAGTTTTGGACGTAGCAAGGCCAAAGCTGCTAACAAAGAAGATATCAAGGTACGATTTTCAGATGTTGCAGGTGCCGAGGAAGAAAAACAAGAATTAGTAGAAGTTGTTGAATTTCTAAAAGATCCAAAACGATTTACAAAACTTGGTGCGCGTATTCCTGCAGGTGTTCTTTTAGAGGGACCTCCGGGAACAGGTAAGACTTTGCTCGCTAAGGCGGTTGCCGGAGAAGCAGGCGTTCCATTCTTTAGTATTTCAGGTTCTGACTTTGTAGAAATGTTTGTCGGAGTTGGTGCAAGCCGCGTTCGTTCTCTTTTTGAGGATGCAAAAAAAGCAGCGCCGGCCATCATCTTTATCGATGAAATTGATGCTGTTGGTCGCCAACGTGGTGTCGGCCTTGGTGGAGGAAATGATGAACGTGAACAAACCTTGAACCAACTCTTGATTGAGATGGATGGTTTTGAGGGAAATGAAGGGATCATTGTTATCGCTGCGACGAACCGTTCAGATGTTCTAGATCCAGCTCTTCTCCGTCCAGGACGTTTTGATAGAAAAGTCTTAGTTGGTCGCCCTGATGTTAAAGGTCGTGAAGCAATCTTGAAAGTTCACGCTAAAAATAAACCTCTGGCAGACGATGTTGATTTGAAACTAGTTGCCCAACAAACACCAGGTTTTGTGGGAGCCGACTTAGAAAATGTTCTAAACGAAGCAGCCTTAGTTGCTGCTCGTCGCAACAAATCAATCATTGATGCTTCAGATATTGATGAGGCAGAGGACAGAGTGATTGCTGGACCATCTAAGAAAGATAAAACAGTATCACAAAGAGAACGTGAATTAGTTGCTTATCACGAGGCTGGACATACCATTGTTGGTTTAGTACTGTCAAATGCCCGTGTTGTTCATAAAGTTACCATTGTACCACGTGGACGTGCAGGTGGTTACATGATTGCACTTCCTAAAGAGGATCAAATGCTTCTATCTAAAGAAGACATGAAAGAGCAATTGGCAGGTTTGATGGGTGGTCGTGTAGCTGAAGAGATTATCTTTAATGTCCAAACGACAGGAGCTTCAAATGACTTTGAACAAGCCACACAGATGGCGCGTGCAATGGTCACTGAATACGGTATGAGTGAAAAACTTGGCCCAGTTCAATATGAAGGTAATCATGCTATGTTTGGTGCACAAAGTCCTCAAAAATCAATTTCAGAACAAACAGCCTATGAGATTGATGAGGAAGTTCGTTCATTATTAAATGAAGCACGGAACAAAGCAGCTGAAATTATCCAATCAAATCGTGAAACCCACAAACTGATTGCGGAAGCGCTATTGAAATACGAAACATTAGATAGTACACAGATTAAATCTCTTTACGAAACAGGAAAAATGCCTGAGACAGTAGAAGAGGAATCCCATGCACTATCTTATGATGAAGTAAAATCAAAAATGAGTGAAGAAAAATAA